The Verrucomicrobiia bacterium genome segment GGGCGGTCTTGTGCTGCAGGTCGATAGCCCGAATGTGACAAGCGTCCTTTTGGAACTGACGGATGCCGCGGGCAAGAAAGATACGGCGCGTCTTGTGCAGGTGGATACGTTTGGCAAACGCTGGCTCATCCAGGGCAACGCCTTCTTCGGCATTGATCTGACGAAGATCCAGACTTTCAGCTTTGTGTTTGAAGGAGCTGGTGCGAAGACTCTTAATATCAGCTGGGGTAACTTTGACGCGACGTTAAAGATCGCGCCAGATGCCACGAAGACGGAAGCGGATATCACGAAGCTTCCGCTGCTCAGCACGGGTCAGAGGCCGTTCATCAATGGTTTTGCCAAGGCCGATGGAAGCCTGAGCACGGTTACCGTTCTGAGCGAAAATTTTGCCAAAATTCAGTATTCGGGTCAGAATGAAACCAGCTTCGGCGGCGCCTTCATCGCCTACGATGATCCGACCACCACCAATACGGAGACTTTCAATTATAACGCGGTGTTCCCGAACGGGGTCATCCTGCAAGTCGACAGCCCGAACATCACAAGTGTCCTTGTCGAAGTCGAAGACATCACGGGCAAGAAGGATACGGTTGAACTCGTGCAGATTGAGAATTTCGGCAAGCGCTGGGTGATTCCGGCGAACGGCTTCTTTAATATGGATATGGCGCATGTGAAGACGATGTCGTTTGTTTTCCTCGGCACGGGTCCTGCCACATTGAACCTTGTTTGGGGCGATTGGGCCTTTACGCCGCAAGTCCCGGGCACGCCTTTTAACGAAGCGGACCTGCATAACTTTGTCGAGCGGCCTGATGTCAATGGCTTCGGCGGTAACGTGGACCCGCGCAGAATTCCGGGCTTCATTACGCTCAACAAAGTCAATCCCAGGCAGTTCAATTTCACCTATGATCTTGTCGGTTCCCAGACCGCCTTTGTCGTGACTTCGATCACCAAAGGATTTTTCAACGGCAGCGGCGTGTTCCAAGGAACGCCGCTTTCTCTGCCCGCCAGCTTTACCATGGCCCTTCAGGGGGATTCCAGCGTGGGCGTGCCTCAGAAAGTCCGGGTGAACATTGTCGATACAACCGGTAAAAAAGTGACGCTCGAGCTCCTCATTACGTCGGATCTGAAGAATTATACGATCGATCTGACCAATCCTTCGTATGTGCCGAGCGGCTTCAACCGCGGCTCCATCGCTTACGTGGAACTGGTGGTCGATCGTGACCTCGCCGGCCCTGATGCCCGCCGAGGCAAAATCAACGTCCAGCTCAAGGGCACCTTGAACGTGGTGCCGCTTGTGAATGGCCAGACGTTCGATCAAAACGCCCTCCACGTCTTTAACGAAAAGCCTGACGTCAATTCGTTCGGCGGGGCGGTTGCGTCGAACCAGATTCCGGGATTCATTACGACTACCGTACGGAATCCCCGGGATTTTGATTTCGTCTACGATCTTATAGGCTCTTCCGGTGCTTTCGTGGTGACGAACATCACCAAGGGATTCTTTGACGGCAGCAATAATTTCCAGGGGACCTCGCTGGCGCTGCCGTCTGTACTGCAAGTCGCGCTGCAAGGCGATTCCGCCATCGGCGTGCCTCAGAAGGTCCGCATCAACGTGATCGACGTTACGGGCAAGACCGCCACGTTCGAACTTGTGGTGACTTCGACCTTACAGAATTTTTCTCTGGATCTTTCCAATCCTGATTTTATCCCTGCAGGTTTCGATCGCAGCCACGTGGCCCGCATCGAAATGATCGTGGACCGCGCTTTGGCGGGAGCGGATGCGCGCCGCGGTAAAGTGTACGTGAAGGTCGGCGGCATTCTGAATTTTATCCCGCAGGTTACGGGTCAGACCTTTGATCCCTCCACGCACCATGTGTTCAACGAAAAGCCGGATGTCAACGGATTCGGAGGCAATGTGGATCCCCGCCGCATTCCGGGCTTTATCACAACGGTGGTCCGTGGTCCGAAGGACTTTGATTTTACCTACGATCTGGGCGGATCTCAGACGGCTTTTGTGGTCGCGTCCATTACCAAAGGCTTCTTTGACGCGAATAACGTGTTTCAGGGCCAGACGCTCGCGCTGCCGCAGGTGTTGACGATGTCACTGCAGGGCGATTCCTCTGAAGGTGTTCCTCAGAAAGTACGCGTCACAATCACTGACAAGACGGGAAAGAAAGCGACGTTTGACGTGCTTCTGACGTCCAGCCAGCAGAACTTCTCATTTGACCTGAATAATCCGGACAATGTTCCGGCCGGCTTCAACCGCAACGAAGTGGCCCGAATCGAATTTGTCGTGGATCGGACGCTTGCCGGCGCCAGCGCGATTCGCGGGAAAGTGAAAGTGAAGGTCGGAGGCATCTTGAATTTCGTTCCTGTTCTTGACGGGCAGACGTTCGATGCCGCTGCCATTACGGCTCATGCGAATAATCCGAACGTCACTGCGACGGGATCCAACGTGGTTCCTAACCGTCCGGCCGGTGCCATCAGCCTCAATCAGATAAGCAGCGATGAATTCGAGTATGCGTACAACCTCCAGGCCAGCGATTCCGCCTTCACGTTTGTGAACATCAGCGGGGCGTCGCCGGAAACCTTGCCGGAGAGTTTCGTGATCGCAGCACGTGGGCACGAAGGGGCAAAAGTGAAAGTCGAAATCAAGGACATCAATGGCAAGCTGGCCACGTTTATTTTGAAATTGCGTCCCGCTTACCAGAATTACGTCCTGGATCTTTCGGCTGCCAATGTCGTTCCCGGCTTCGACCGTACGAAAATCGCTCAGGTCGTGTTTGTAGAAGACCGCAGTCTGGCGCCTGTTCCGCCGACGGATCTCGTGCAGATCATGACCAAGGGCGTGCATTTTACGCCTCCGCCTCCACTGGCTCCGGAACTTCTGGCCGTGAAAGCGGACCTCGTCAGTCGTGGCGTTGACTTCTTCGAAGTCGGCGCGGGCATCGATCCGACCACGCATTTTCCGTACGACGCCATCAACGATACAGGGGTTCTGGAAGACAATTCCAAATTCACGCAGCCCACGCTCATCGGTTTCTATCTTCAGATGCTTGCGGATGCCGTGAATGGCAAAATCGACTTCAATGGAAAAACGCAGACGCAGCTTCTGACCGAAATCAGTTTCGTGATGGATAAACTTTTAAGCGCTCAGACGCAATTCGGCTGGAATGGTCTTCTGCCTTTCCTGGATCTGCAGCCTTATGAAGCGAGCAAGAGCGAATGCGATGCCTCTCATCCCGGGACGGAAGTGTGCGTGGGGCTGGGGGACAATGCGAATCTCGCTCAGAGCCTGGCCGTCATGGTAGGCGCGCTCGAACGTGCCGGCCTCAGCGGCTCGAATCTGACGACTGCCAATTCCGTTGCTACGAAAGTCGAACAGTTCCTCGATAATCAGGAAGACGGCTATCAGGCGTTCGTCCATCCGATCTTCGGTGTGTTCCGCAGTTCGGTCAACACGGAAAATGGTAATTTCAATTCGTTCGTCGACCGTATCGGCGACGAATTCCGCGGAGCCGTGGCCTTCCTGAAGGTCAGATTCCCGAGCCTGCCCGATACGGTGTGGGACAACCTCGCGACCGTTGTTCGCACGTATCAGACTCAGGACGGGAAAAGCGTGACAAACCTCGCGGCTTTTGACGGAAGCATGTTCCAGATTTATTGGCCGAGCTTGCGCAACAACGAACGGGACTTCATGGGATTCCGCAATGCCCTTTACAATCAGTTCGTCGCGCATTCGGACTTTGCCTCAAAGTTCCGGATTCCCGGCTTCTTGTCCGCCGCGGAAACCCCGGACAATCACGAATATGTCGGCGATCTCGGCGTTCGTGAAATCGCGGAATGGGCTTTCTCGGATCCCGTGAACGGTCTGCTCCTCATGGATACCGGCTCGACCTATGCCCTGGCCTCGGCTTTCCAGGCGGCGCCCGAAGAAACGATGACCTGGCTTAAAGCCATCAGTGAAATCCAGGGAATCAAGGGCACGTACGGTATTCTCGACAGCGCTCGTTCGGCCACGGAAATTGCCAAACGCTGGCTGGGCATCGACCTTGCCTCGACTGTGCTCGGCCTTACCGGAGCCGGTCCCGACGATTTCGAAACTTATCTCCGCAAACGGGGATTGGAGCTCAACTACAACCTCCTTTACGACGAAAAGAGCAGCGCTCTGGGAATCAACAAGACGAGCGGTACGATCACGGCACCGCCGCAATTCCCGGACCGTTCTTTCGGCGTCTTAAGGAATTCTCACATCTCCAGTATCGAGAATTTCCATCTCACCAATGAAGCCGACAACGACTTCCGGCAAGGAGCTCACTTCAAATTTGGACAACTGCCCTCCGGCTTCGGCGGGGTGGTCTTCCATATGAACGCTCCGTTCAACGCAGTTTCGAGCCAATTGGTCATCCAGTATTCTGTGAAAGACAATCCGGGACCGATTAAGCTGGAATTCCAAGATGCTTCAGGCCAGAGCCTCTTCACGAAGATGGTCAGCCTGCAGGATCAGACTAATTCCAGGGCCGTTCAGAAACTGACTGTCGATTTGCCCAATGATCCGGCGCTTGCAAACGTGGCCAAGGTGGTTGTGATCATCGAACAAGGGCAGTCGGGCGGAGATACGAGCGGAGAGTTCCTTTTCCATGCCATGGATTTCCAGCATGTGAGTTCATAAAGGGAAATTCGCGCTTTCCAACCCCCATCAAGAAAAGCCGTTTTAAGCCGATGAATGCTTGGGTTAAATCGGGCAAAAGACCTCCTCAATTCCTCAGGGATGGGGAAGGGATTCTTTTCTTAACCCATTTCAATTCAAGGGCTTAGATTAAATACTAACCCGGCCGTCGCCTTGCAAGTCGCGGTTCCGTCACGTATACTTTTTTCAAAAGGGGATATCACCATGAAAAAATTTTCGATTTGGGGTCATTTCGTCCTTTTCATCGCAAGTCTTGTCTTCCTTCCCGCCATGGCCCAGGCCGCGATCGTCGTTGACGCCAATTTCCAAGGCACGCTCGTCATTACGACTCCTGAGGGTGAAATCAACCTCGTCGAGCCGGGAGACGCGATTCCGGAAATCAAATCGGGTTCGATCTTGGAGGTCTTTGACGGCCAGTTCAAGGTTACGACGGCTGAAGGCGACAACGTTGAACTTTCCTGCCTGGAAAATGATGCCTCTGCTTCAGGCGCCTCGGCTTTAGTTCTCGCCTGTGGCGACAATGCCGGTTCTCTCAAAGTCGAAACGGGCAATGCGACTATCGTGGACCCGAGCGGGCAGCAGATCCAGGTTCCTGCCGGCACCACGCATGAGATTAAATTGACGGTGACGGAAGAAGCGGATGCAACGGCGGCCGGCGATGAGATCGGAACTTCGATCGACAATCCGGGCGCTGACGTCGACAGCACGAACATCGACGCTACCGATGCGAATGCGAACGTAACGGACAACCAAGAAAACCCTTCAACAGCCTCTTTGTAAACCGTGCAAAGAATTTTACGCTGGATAGTTTTCACATCACTCGCATGGGGCGTATTCGCTCCCTATGCCCGAGCTGATTTCCAGCTGACGGACGCCATCAAAGAATTCGGAGAAAGGCGTTTCGTCGATCTTCCTCCTGCCCGCCTCAAAGCCGGCCCCGTCATCGTCCATCCTTCCATGCGTAATAAGGTGGAGTACGACAGTAACGTTTTTCTGGAAGACACGGACGGCAAAAAAGATACGATCTTCGAAGTTTTGCCCGGTGTGGTCCTGGATCTGCCCGTCAATAAACACCGCGTGACCGTGGGCTATGAAGCGGACATGGAATTCTTTGGCAAGGGGCGAGACCGGACCCAAAACGATCAAAATCAGAATTTTTTTACTCTCGCCAATTTTCATTTTACGAACGGGTATGTAAACGTCCTCGAGCAGCTTTCGGAAACTTCAGGCCGCGCGGGAACGACCTTTACTTCCCGCATCCCGCGATACGATCAATCGATTTATCCAAAGATCGGGTACCGCTGGAAACGCCTCATCTTCGAAGAAGGGTTCCGCCATCAGGTCCGGGATTTCCGCAGGCAGGTCGACGATTCCCTCGACTTTCAGTTCACCGAGTGGACGAGCGTCATTTTTTACGATTTGTTCGCGCGACTCAAGGCTCTCGTGGAATACCAGCTGGCGCAGATCGACTACGATGACAGCCCTACGCGGCAAGGAACCTTCAACCAGTTCCGCATCGGTCTGGAAGGGCAACCCCTGCCTAACCTGACAACGAAAATTCGTATCGGCCCGCAGTTCCGAAATTATCAGACCAGCAGCAAGCCCGATTTCTATTCCTGGGTGGCGGATATGTCTGTGGAATACCAAGTGCGAAAGAACTGGAAGGTCAGCTTGGACCTCACCCGCAAAGCCGTGGAAGCTACTTTCTTTGACATTGCTTACTATAAGCAGCATCTGGCCGGGGTGGGCATCGCCTACCGGATCCGTCCGGCGTGGGAAGTCTTTACCAAGACGCGTGTTTACCGCCAGGATTATGCGGAAAGGGCCACCGTCGGCAGCCAGACGGGTTACAGGCACGACCGGTATTTCAATATCAAGACGGGCCTGCGCTATGAGCCCCGCGACTGGATGCAGTTCGAGCTGGCCTATGAGCTCGCCAGACGCCATTCCAATTTTTCGACTTTTGGTTATACGGACCATATCATTTCCCTATCGTCAGCCCTCCTTTATTAAGGGCAATTTACTTTTATTCCGTCCTGCCGTTAATTAATTTTTGAGGTATTGAAATGGGAATCGTATCGAAGATTGCCGCTAACATAAAAGAGCAAAAGGCCTCATTCATGATCATTCTGGCCTTTCTGTTGTCTGCCATTTTTTGCCCTCCGAGCCAGGCTGCGAAGAAAGAAGTCGATTCTCAAAGCTATAAGATTGGGGTCGGCGACCTTTTAGGGGTCGAAGTCTATGACGAGCCGGATTTGACCAAAGAAGTCCGAGTTCTGACGGACGGTTTTATCTCATTCCCGCTGCTGGGTTCGATCCAGGCCCAAGGCAACACCGTGCGTAAGCTTGAAAACATGATCCGCGATAAGCTTGCCGCCAAATACCTTGTGAATCCGCAAGTCACCGTCTTTGTCAAAGAATTCAGCAACGTGTTCGTCTCAGGCGAAGTCAAAAATCCCGGGCCGTTTCCCATTTACGGCACGCTGACGGTTTTCGAGGCCATTACGCTCGCGGGTGGATTTACTGAAGTCGCCAACCCGTCAAAGGTCCGCATTCTTCGCAATGAAAAAGGCCATGAGACGAGTTTCGAAGTGGACATGCTTCGATTCACCAAAAAGGGCGATTCGTCGCAGGACATGGAGCTGCAGGCTAATGACCGCGTCATCGTGCCCAGGAGCTTATTCTAAAAGGAAATCATGACCGAACTTTTAACGCACGGCGAAGTCCATCTTCAGGACTACCTTTACATCCTGCGTAAAAGGGCGTTCGTCATTTTTGCGACGTTTGCCCTCATCGTCTGTGCCGGCGTCTACCTGACCTTTCGCGCCCAAATCCTTTACAAAGCGACGACGACCATCATGATCGAAAAAGAAAACCCGAATGTCGTCGACTTCAAAGAAGTCATGGCCTTCGATTCTTCTTCGACGGATTATTACCAGACGCAGTACCAGATGCTGAAAAGCAGGTCTCTTCTGGAAGAGCTTATTGAAGTCGAGCGTCTCGACGAAGATCCTTACCTTCGCGGCATGAGAAAGGGAGGCCTGAAAAAACTCATCAAGCGGCAGAAATTCCTTGCGGGCCTTCTGGGACCGTTCCTTCAAGAAAGGTCTCTCTCTTCGCTCATCGACAAGCGGATAATCTCAGTAGACCCCGTGCGCAATTCCCGGCTCGTGTATGTCAGCATGACCCATCCGGACCCAAAAAAAGCGGCGCGCATGGCCAATTCGCTGGTCAATCTTTTCATCAAGCGCAACCTTGAGAATCGCTTTTATATTTCCAAACAGGCCACAGAGCTGTTGTCCGGCCAGCTGGAAGAACTCAAAGTCAAAGTTTCGCTCGCGGAAAAGAATCTGCAGACCTACAAGGAAAAGCACGAGCTCATCAACATTCCTTCCATCCGCGAAAAAGACGACTTCCTGCAAGAGGCCCGCCTCGAGCTCGTCAAGATGCAGGCCGAGCAGGCAAGGATTGCGACGCGTTATCTGCCCGCGCACCCCAAGTATATCAACATCAAGTCCCAGATCGATGCATTGAAGGGGAAGATCGAGGAAGAAGAAGCGAAAAAACTGAGCCTCGGCGCCGTGGCGATCGATTATGCCCAGCTGGAGCGTGAGGCCGACAGCGCGCGGCAGATTTATGAGACGCTGCTGTCGCGCTTCCAGGAAATGCACAGCGAGGCTAAAACTCAGGCCAGCAACGTCATGGTCGTGGACATGGCGCAGCCTCCGGAACGGCCGTTCAAGCCGCGGCCTTTCCTCAATCTGATGATCGCCGTCCTCTCGGGCATTTTTTTCGGCATTATCCTGGCGTTTTTCTTCGAATATCTGGACGCAACCATCAAGGTCCCGGACGACATCGAAAAAGGCCTCGGGCTGGAACTTTTCGGAATCATTCCCAAGTCCGCCAAGGACAAAAACGGCCCCTTGGGCGGCGAGATCTTTCTTTCCACGGGAAAACCTTCGCAGGCGACGGAAGCTTTTCGCGCGCTCAGGACCACGCTGCTTTTCAAGCTGCGCCATATCACCGGCTGCCGCGTCATCGTGGTCACAAGCCCGAATCCCTCGGAAGGCAAAAGCACGGTCAGCCTGAATCTCGCGGCGGCCTTCGAACAAAATCATCTGAAGGGCCTGCTGATCGATTCCGACCTCCGCAAGCCCAAACTCCATTCCCGCATCGGCGTCGCGCATGACAGCGGCCTCACCGACATCCTCGAAGGCAAGGTCAAACCGGACGACGTGATCCAGAAGAACGTCCAGGGTGTGGGTTTTGACTTCCTGACTTCGGGAACGCATTCCAACCGGCCAACGGAACTGCTGGGCGGACGCTCCATGGCGGCCTTCATCGAGGATATGAAGAAGCAATACGACGTGATCATTATCGATTCGCCGCCTTTTCTGGCCGTTGCGGACGTCGCCGTCCTCAGCGAATACATGGATTCCATGATCGTGGTCACGAAATACCAGCAGACCGAGAAGCGGCACCTCAAGGAAATCAAACGACGTTTCGCGGAACTCCGCAATAAGATCGTGGGCGTCGTGATCAACCAGGTGAGCGTGCAGGAACGCGATTATTATTACCACCAATACTATTATTACGGCTACGGCGATGCGGCAAAAAAATGAGCGCCGCGCGTACGCTCGTCCTTGAAGCCGGAATTGTCTTCGGTGTTTTTTTTGCTCCTCTGGCCTTCGGCGCTGTTTACCCCTGGGGCGTCCTGGCTCTCTCCGCGCTGTTCTTTCTTCTCTTTTGCCTGAATTCCGACACGCTTCTTCAGTTCCCTTCGCTGCCCGGCTATTTTCGTTTTTCGATTCTTCTCGTGCTGGCGTGGGTTCTCGTTCAGACGCAATTTTTTTCCGTCAGCCCGCAGCAAAGCCGGCTTGAACTTCTCCAGTGGCTGTCGTTCGCGGCGCTCTTCATGCTCTGCCTCAAACTACCGAGGACAGCCGTAATCTGGATTTTCTTTTTCATCGTCCTGGCCGGAACGCTGGAATCCGTCTACGGCCTCTACGAAGTCCTATCCGGCAAGGAAATGATCCTCTGGCATTCCAAGGAATACCACCGCGGCTTTGTTACGGGCACTTACATCAACCGCAACAATTACGCGGGATTCATGGAAATGGCGCTGGGCGTGCATGGCGGCCTGATGCTCCGGGCCTTTCACAAGAAACAGGGGAGTTTCGGCGCAGTCCTGCTTCTTCTGCTCGGCGTGTCCATGTTCGGCTTGATCAAAAGTGGCTCGCGGGTCGGCCTCATGGGCTTTCTCCTTTCGATCGGTTTTCACTCGCTTTTTTTGTGGAAAAAAAACGTCAAGGGATGGTTTGCGCTGCTCTTTATCCTGCTCGCGTGCCTGGGCGCCGGGGCCGCGCTGGGATGGAGCACGCTGTCCGCGCGCTTTCTGGAATTCGGAGCTTCTCTGAAGACTCTCGACGGGCGATTGATTGCCTGGCACGACATGATCCCGATGCTGCGGCGCTATGCTTTAACAGGAACGGGCCTCGGAAATTTTCAGTGGGTTTTTCCCGCTTATCAATCCGACCGGCTGCTTTACGGCTGGCAGCACGCGCACAACGATTACCTGGAGCTCGCCGCGGAGCTCGGCGTGCCCGCGGCCGCGGTCTTGATTACATCTTTCCTTTCTTTATGGGGGGCTTCCCTATCCCAGGCTGACCGCAAGGATTTTTCGTCATTCGTCCTGGTTCTTGGGGGATTGGCGGGAGCGGGAAGCGTGGCGCTGCATGGATTTTCCGACTTCAATTTTGCCATTCCGGCCAATGCGATGACGTTTGTGCTCATCCTGGGCCTGGTCA includes the following:
- a CDS encoding polysaccharide biosynthesis tyrosine autokinase, whose protein sequence is MTELLTHGEVHLQDYLYILRKRAFVIFATFALIVCAGVYLTFRAQILYKATTTIMIEKENPNVVDFKEVMAFDSSSTDYYQTQYQMLKSRSLLEELIEVERLDEDPYLRGMRKGGLKKLIKRQKFLAGLLGPFLQERSLSSLIDKRIISVDPVRNSRLVYVSMTHPDPKKAARMANSLVNLFIKRNLENRFYISKQATELLSGQLEELKVKVSLAEKNLQTYKEKHELINIPSIREKDDFLQEARLELVKMQAEQARIATRYLPAHPKYINIKSQIDALKGKIEEEEAKKLSLGAVAIDYAQLEREADSARQIYETLLSRFQEMHSEAKTQASNVMVVDMAQPPERPFKPRPFLNLMIAVLSGIFFGIILAFFFEYLDATIKVPDDIEKGLGLELFGIIPKSAKDKNGPLGGEIFLSTGKPSQATEAFRALRTTLLFKLRHITGCRVIVVTSPNPSEGKSTVSLNLAAAFEQNHLKGLLIDSDLRKPKLHSRIGVAHDSGLTDILEGKVKPDDVIQKNVQGVGFDFLTSGTHSNRPTELLGGRSMAAFIEDMKKQYDVIIIDSPPFLAVADVAVLSEYMDSMIVVTKYQQTEKRHLKEIKRRFAELRNKIVGVVINQVSVQERDYYYHQYYYYGYGDAAKK
- a CDS encoding O-antigen ligase family protein; the encoded protein is MSAARTLVLEAGIVFGVFFAPLAFGAVYPWGVLALSALFFLLFCLNSDTLLQFPSLPGYFRFSILLVLAWVLVQTQFFSVSPQQSRLELLQWLSFAALFMLCLKLPRTAVIWIFFFIVLAGTLESVYGLYEVLSGKEMILWHSKEYHRGFVTGTYINRNNYAGFMEMALGVHGGLMLRAFHKKQGSFGAVLLLLLGVSMFGLIKSGSRVGLMGFLLSIGFHSLFLWKKNVKGWFALLFILLACLGAGAALGWSTLSARFLEFGASLKTLDGRLIAWHDMIPMLRRYALTGTGLGNFQWVFPAYQSDRLLYGWQHAHNDYLELAAELGVPAAAVLITSFLSLWGASLSQADRKDFSSFVLVLGGLAGAGSVALHGFSDFNFAIPANAMTFVLILGLVTRLLQFNRQKILIKKNYD
- a CDS encoding polysaccharide biosynthesis/export family protein, with the protein product MIILAFLLSAIFCPPSQAAKKEVDSQSYKIGVGDLLGVEVYDEPDLTKEVRVLTDGFISFPLLGSIQAQGNTVRKLENMIRDKLAAKYLVNPQVTVFVKEFSNVFVSGEVKNPGPFPIYGTLTVFEAITLAGGFTEVANPSKVRILRNEKGHETSFEVDMLRFTKKGDSSQDMELQANDRVIVPRSLF
- a CDS encoding outer membrane beta-barrel protein, with amino-acid sequence MQRILRWIVFTSLAWGVFAPYARADFQLTDAIKEFGERRFVDLPPARLKAGPVIVHPSMRNKVEYDSNVFLEDTDGKKDTIFEVLPGVVLDLPVNKHRVTVGYEADMEFFGKGRDRTQNDQNQNFFTLANFHFTNGYVNVLEQLSETSGRAGTTFTSRIPRYDQSIYPKIGYRWKRLIFEEGFRHQVRDFRRQVDDSLDFQFTEWTSVIFYDLFARLKALVEYQLAQIDYDDSPTRQGTFNQFRIGLEGQPLPNLTTKIRIGPQFRNYQTSSKPDFYSWVADMSVEYQVRKNWKVSLDLTRKAVEATFFDIAYYKQHLAGVGIAYRIRPAWEVFTKTRVYRQDYAERATVGSQTGYRHDRYFNIKTGLRYEPRDWMQFELAYELARRHSNFSTFGYTDHIISLSSALLY